The following proteins come from a genomic window of Leptospira bandrabouensis:
- a CDS encoding helix-turn-helix domain-containing protein gives MEIYFIKPPSHLESSIKEFWIWKEVNVKELPWILPSYECEMVFHLGNPPLVETEDKQVIRLPGVHLVGPQTRRWRILSESNLSLIAIRFYVGGLYSLFSKRGDELQNQFSEMKMDSLLGVFSEIKEKILLSENNVSNLLLKDDISTFLTSFLETYPGKAREIPAYIRFALLELTRPNISIESLCKKLGISRKQLDRKFKEIVGMAPSEYRTVHRLLEMVRNPEHYRENNPNLKFTDLAQEYNYSDQSHFNHDFKKKSGTIPNEWFAEFEKMSHFYKGDSSDTGRMNK, from the coding sequence TTGGAAATTTATTTTATAAAACCTCCTTCCCACTTGGAATCTTCTATAAAGGAATTCTGGATTTGGAAAGAGGTAAATGTTAAGGAACTTCCTTGGATTTTACCATCTTATGAGTGTGAGATGGTGTTTCATTTGGGAAACCCACCACTTGTAGAAACAGAAGACAAACAAGTAATTCGGTTACCTGGGGTTCATCTTGTGGGACCTCAAACAAGAAGGTGGCGGATTTTATCCGAGTCAAATTTATCCTTAATTGCCATTCGATTTTATGTTGGTGGTTTGTATTCCTTGTTTTCCAAACGGGGAGACGAATTGCAAAACCAATTTTCTGAGATGAAAATGGATTCTTTGTTAGGTGTCTTTTCTGAAATTAAAGAAAAGATTTTATTAAGTGAAAATAACGTTTCCAACTTACTATTGAAGGATGACATCAGCACCTTTTTAACTTCCTTTTTGGAAACGTATCCGGGAAAAGCTCGCGAAATTCCTGCATACATTCGTTTTGCTTTATTGGAACTGACACGTCCTAATATTTCGATTGAAAGTCTTTGTAAAAAATTGGGAATATCTCGAAAACAACTGGATCGTAAATTTAAAGAGATTGTGGGTATGGCACCTTCGGAATACAGAACGGTGCACAGGTTACTCGAAATGGTAAGGAATCCGGAACACTACCGAGAGAACAATCCGAATTTAAAGTTCACTGATTTGGCCCAGGAATACAATTATTCCGATCAGTCCCATTTTAATCACGATTTCAAAAAAAAATCGGGAACGATTCCAAACGAATGGTTTGCGGAATTCGAAAAAATGTCCCATTTTTACAAGGGAGATTCGTCTGATACTGGTAGGATGAACAAATGA
- a CDS encoding ankyrin repeat domain-containing protein: MIQNIIDFVGKTKSNLRLRTLCSAITREDKDSFDLLLADSDLKEVLVSESPLLLGIAVTEVSDVYYLKKLLSIGLDPNQPDNMGLYPIHKATETGNVEAVEVLLNSAADPNAADPSGVTALHIANSFDGLSEISDLLIRKGANIYQRDKLGKRYLM; this comes from the coding sequence ATGATACAAAACATAATTGATTTCGTTGGTAAAACAAAATCCAATCTTAGATTGCGCACCTTGTGTTCTGCGATCACAAGAGAAGATAAAGATTCTTTCGATTTATTATTGGCGGATTCAGATCTGAAAGAAGTTTTGGTATCAGAATCACCTTTGCTTTTAGGGATTGCTGTTACCGAAGTATCGGATGTTTATTATCTAAAAAAATTATTATCGATTGGATTGGATCCGAATCAACCAGATAACATGGGTTTGTATCCGATTCACAAAGCAACGGAAACGGGAAATGTAGAAGCTGTCGAAGTACTTCTAAATTCAGCAGCAGATCCGAATGCTGCAGATCCGAGTGGTGTCACCGCCCTACATATTGCCAACAGTTTTGACGGACTCAGTGAAATCTCCGATCTACTCATTCGCAAGGGTGCCAATATCTACCAAAGGGACAAACTGGGCAAACGTTACTTAATGTAA